The following proteins are encoded in a genomic region of Flammeovirga pectinis:
- a CDS encoding HIRAN domain-containing protein, whose amino-acid sequence MSIVFWVIVIGGFALTLFILSKTSKKKKANLLEKQKEETNNYDRYMSRFDDPSVLSKLDTQLCSVAGTRYANDDTGENRQDILKDSKVGDLLMLLPDELNRYDDAAIKVVRLNGKQIGFLDMDISVEIKSRLMSGSPVEARIKRLLKKGSVIEAEIELQRYSRKIKK is encoded by the coding sequence ATGAGTATAGTATTCTGGGTAATCGTTATTGGAGGATTTGCGCTTACATTGTTTATTCTATCAAAAACTAGTAAAAAGAAAAAAGCCAACTTACTTGAAAAACAAAAGGAAGAAACAAACAATTATGATAGGTACATGAGTAGATTTGATGATCCTTCAGTTTTATCAAAATTAGATACTCAACTCTGTAGTGTTGCAGGTACGCGTTACGCAAATGATGACACAGGTGAAAACAGACAAGATATTTTGAAAGATTCCAAAGTAGGTGATCTTCTTATGCTTTTACCTGATGAACTAAATAGATACGACGACGCTGCCATTAAAGTCGTTCGGTTAAACGGAAAACAAATTGGTTTTTTAGATATGGATATATCTGTAGAAATAAAATCAAGATTAATGAGTGGGTCTCCTGTTGAAGCTAGAATTAAACGCTTATTAAAAAAAGGAAGTGTAATTGAAGCTGAGATCGAACTCCAACGTTATAGCCGTAAAATTAAGAAATAG
- a CDS encoding YceI family protein, with the protein MKNIFNNVIWVALIAIAASCGTSSNKTEKSSTTKTEATEAHSHTHYSYDPAATVVSFTAFKTTDKVGVNGKFEKFDVKTQTTEVENAIDILNGLSFSIPVNSVETNDKSRNGKIVKYFFGTLANTADITGVVKSVNAGKALVAITMNGITKDVELTAKADKNVVVLKGVIDVVNWNGMDAINALNKICYDLHKGADGKSKLWSDVDLFIKAKLATK; encoded by the coding sequence ATGAAAAACATCTTTAATAATGTCATCTGGGTAGCATTAATTGCTATTGCAGCATCTTGTGGAACTTCTTCTAATAAAACAGAGAAATCATCTACAACTAAAACAGAAGCTACAGAAGCTCATTCGCATACACATTATTCTTATGATCCTGCAGCTACTGTAGTATCTTTTACCGCTTTCAAAACAACTGATAAAGTTGGTGTAAACGGAAAATTTGAGAAGTTTGATGTAAAAACTCAAACTACAGAAGTAGAGAACGCAATTGATATCCTAAATGGTTTATCGTTCTCTATTCCTGTAAATTCTGTGGAAACAAACGACAAAAGTAGAAATGGCAAAATTGTAAAATACTTCTTTGGTACTTTAGCAAATACAGCTGATATTACTGGTGTAGTAAAAAGCGTAAATGCAGGTAAAGCTCTTGTCGCAATTACTATGAACGGTATTACAAAAGACGTAGAATTAACTGCTAAAGCTGATAAGAACGTTGTTGTTCTTAAAGGTGTAATTGACGTAGTAAATTGGAACGGAATGGATGCAATCAATGCATTAAATAAAATTTGCTATGATTTACATAAAGGTGCTGATGGCAAAAGTAAATTATGGTCTGATGTAGATTTATTTATCAAAGCTAAATTAGCAACAAAGTAA
- a CDS encoding DUF4184 family protein: MPITFAHPSAILPLIRYHHVLSISAMVIGSMIPDFEHFFIMEPSAKVGHSLLGILTFDLPIGILVYYITKYLFKPILNKVSPIRFKVDFRGNKYPFWAILVSLLIGIGSHFLLDAITGEEGYFVKDLPFLFKEIQLTETIEMNVHLFIWLFISFFGLAHLVWLGLVYFDLSATIQSFKDFSLWPLFMLELVCIVGVIVTIRNLLSERPYVLWDWGILIGGALFYALVIVCFRWKHMKKSH, from the coding sequence ATGCCAATCACTTTTGCTCACCCAAGTGCTATACTACCTTTAATACGTTACCACCATGTATTATCAATTTCCGCTATGGTAATAGGGAGTATGATACCTGATTTTGAGCATTTTTTTATTATGGAACCAAGTGCAAAAGTTGGACATTCACTATTAGGGATTCTCACTTTTGATCTACCAATTGGGATTTTGGTTTATTATATTACTAAGTACCTTTTTAAGCCAATCTTAAATAAGGTTTCACCAATTCGGTTTAAAGTAGATTTTCGTGGGAATAAGTATCCTTTTTGGGCCATTTTAGTATCATTATTAATAGGTATAGGGTCACATTTTTTATTGGATGCAATAACTGGTGAAGAAGGGTATTTTGTAAAAGATTTACCATTCCTTTTTAAGGAAATTCAATTAACGGAGACTATAGAAATGAATGTGCATTTGTTTATATGGTTATTTATTTCATTTTTTGGTTTAGCCCATTTAGTATGGTTAGGTTTAGTTTATTTTGATTTGTCCGCTACTATTCAATCATTTAAAGACTTTTCCTTATGGCCTTTATTTATGTTGGAATTGGTGTGTATAGTGGGGGTGATTGTTACCATTCGAAACCTATTAAGTGAGCGTCCTTATGTTTTATGGGATTGGGGGATATTAATAGGAGGAGCTTTATTCTATGCGTTAGTAATAGTGTGTTTTCGATGGAAACACATGAAAAAAAGCCACTAA
- the miaA gene encoding tRNA (adenosine(37)-N6)-dimethylallyltransferase MiaA has protein sequence MSQEKSLNTPLLVITGPTASGKTGLATQLSSKINGEIISADSRQVFKRMDIGTGKDLFDYEVDGKKIPYHLIDICDPGDDFNLYLFQKKYAEAVDKILRNEAIPVLCGGTGLYIEAVTLKGYEEVWIPRNETIREELYTLDLDQLLDFYKNLAPNKLAQLEGISHRERSLIRAIEIEHFLKYKPQTEYHPINFKELPTYNFALSIDKETRWNKIEKRLDERLNEGMIEEVAALLKDIDDKKLRSYGLEYRHITEYLLGECSYDEMRTVLLKSIQQFSKRQMTWFRRMEKKTALNWIPVEWEMHKKMDFVLEKVEGLKF, from the coding sequence ATGTCACAAGAAAAATCTTTAAATACTCCATTACTTGTTATTACAGGGCCAACTGCAAGTGGTAAAACTGGCTTAGCAACACAATTATCTTCAAAAATTAATGGAGAAATTATCAGTGCAGATTCTCGTCAGGTTTTTAAACGAATGGATATTGGTACAGGTAAAGACTTGTTTGATTATGAGGTGGATGGAAAGAAAATACCTTATCATTTAATAGATATCTGTGACCCTGGAGATGATTTTAACTTGTATCTATTTCAGAAAAAATATGCTGAAGCAGTAGATAAGATTTTAAGAAATGAAGCCATTCCCGTTTTATGTGGCGGGACAGGCCTTTATATAGAGGCGGTTACCTTGAAAGGATACGAAGAAGTTTGGATTCCGAGAAACGAAACAATTCGAGAGGAGCTGTATACTCTAGATTTAGATCAGTTACTTGATTTTTATAAGAATTTAGCACCGAACAAATTAGCACAATTAGAGGGGATATCACATAGAGAACGTTCTTTGATTAGAGCCATTGAGATTGAACATTTCCTTAAATATAAACCGCAAACTGAATATCATCCTATCAATTTTAAAGAATTACCTACTTACAATTTTGCACTTTCTATTGATAAAGAAACACGTTGGAATAAGATTGAAAAACGTTTAGATGAACGTTTAAATGAGGGGATGATAGAAGAAGTAGCAGCATTATTAAAAGATATTGACGATAAGAAATTAAGAAGCTATGGCCTTGAATACCGTCATATTACCGAGTATTTATTAGGTGAGTGTTCTTATGATGAAATGCGTACTGTGTTGTTAAAATCAATCCAACAATTTTCAAAACGTCAGATGACTTGGTTTAGAAGAATGGAGAAAAAAACAGCTTTAAATTGGATTCCTGTTGAATGGGAAATGCATAAAAAGATGGATTTTGTTTTAGAAAAAGTAGAAGGACTTAAATTTTAA